In the Puntigrus tetrazona isolate hp1 chromosome 19, ASM1883169v1, whole genome shotgun sequence genome, tacagGATTTTTTTGAAAGGTATATACGGCCGTAcagtttagatttatttatttatcacaattaatcacatccaaaatgaacatttttgtttacataatatatatatgtgtgtactatgTGTATTtagtatgcatatataaatacacaaacgtgtgttttatatttggaaatatttacatttattttaatgcatatatgtattcatgtaatttaaactatttaaaaatatatttaatatataaacttatttaGCATAAcatatataagttatatttttcttacactatacactatatatatatatatatatatatatatatatatatatatatatatatatatatatatatatatatataaataaacaaaataatatatttatttttgtatttgatcacattataattgtaattaagCTATAGTACAATTCAGTACAATTCGTCTTGTGAATGATTGAAGCCTAATCAAAGAATTTTCCCTGAATAAAAgtatagttcaccaaaaatgaaaatgctgtcatcattcactcaccctcatctggttccaaacctgtaggaaCTTCTTTGTTCTGGTGAACACAAAGGaccatattttgaagaaagtttgttctgcttttttgggccaccattgacttccatagtaattCTTCCCTAATGGgcacccaaaacagcctggttacaaacctttttcaaaacatcttcctttgtgttcagcataagaaagacattcatacaggtttggaccTATTTGAGAATGAGTAAATGaggacagaattttcatttttgggtataaaaaaaaaaaaaagtcagatggTTTGCCAATTCTGGTTTTATCAATTGTTCTAGATGGGAAGAGGAATACACAATGCGGGTGGATCTACAGGAAAAAGTTGCAGAGCTTGAAGAGGTAGAACCCAATcgatttaacatttaaatgaactcaaatAAGAGAAATTAATTTAAGACCTTCTCCACTGTCTACACTGCATCTGatgtataggtgtgtgtgtgtatttgtttcaGGACCTGCAGGAGAGTGAGGTCTGTCAGGATGAACTTGCTCTGAGGGTTAAGCAGCTTAAAGCAGAGCTGGTTCTGTTTAAAGGCCTCATGAGCAATGTGAGTTAATGACAACATTCATGTGACCTGACCTGAAAAATACCTCATGTAGTCGATGTTGTTTGTTCCAGTCAAGTGTTGTCCCACAAACGTCTCAGCAGAGTAATTGATCctctgttctttctttctctctcatcttcTTTACTGTAAGAATCACTCCGACTTGGACAGTAAAATTCAGGAGAAGGCCATGAAAGTGGACATGGACATCTGTCGCAGGATTGACATCACAGCTCGTCTGTGTGATGTAGCCCAACAGAGAAATTGCGAAGACATGATTCAGATCTTCCaggtttgtctttgtcttttaaaaattatCCTCATGCAGCGTGATTTTTACTTGATATTCTAATGGTTTTTGACGTAAAAGAAAAATTGAGCCAAAGCCTTTGTTGCCGATGACTTGTTTTGCGGTccttatgtaatttatttcagatttaatatCTATTGTTTGggtcaaaaattaaattaatcgGTCAGTAAAATCAGCGACaacattcataatgttacaaataaatcagcatattagaatgatttccgacAGATCATATGTATTGCTACGTATTTTCTAGCAAGTAGCCACACCTCCGTCAACTTTGACCCGCCGTCCTCGAAAACCAGCATCACAAACAATGAGGGGCAATGAGAGTGATGAACCAGCAAGCATCTCTGAAAGTGAGGAGAGCGGGAATAAGGAGGTGGAGCTTTGCTcctcatcagccaatcagatcaaTGAGGAGATGCAGAGGATGCTCAACCAATTGTAAGCGGTGTCAATGAATGTCTGAAAATTCAGAGAATGCTGTGGAATAATGAGTGCTGTTAATCAGTTTTActcatacataataaatgacatCTCAATTAGCAAGATGATACATGCACAGTGACTGAATAAATAGTACTTCTAATGAAAAGAAATGGTTTAATGAAATGATAGTGTTGATGCGTTCTGGTTCTGAAGATCACGCACTTAATTGGATTTGAATGCGGACTGTTCCTAATCATTGTTTTTTCTCACGCCACAGACGTGAGTGTGAGTTTGAGGACGACTGTGACAGTCTTGCGTGGGAAGAGACTGAGGAAACTCTGTTACTCTGGGAAGATTTTCCAGGATACACTTTCGGTGTTGAGAACCAAGGAGAAGTATGTTTGTCTTTTCTTGATTTCAGCTCCAGTTAAACCTTAAGCAGTCAACATGCATTTATAGTGATATACATACAGttatttacacaaaaagtatacatttttttattaatatatagtgttttagtaaaaaGCATTACTTTATCTTCTGGTGTCACTGCTACTTTTGTTATGATTTAtctattttttctaaatttgatttgctttatttttatactagtATTTGTTAAATCTTTCGAGCCAACACAGACAAAAACTGCAGCTGTCACACAAGCGTACTATGAAGCGCTCAAGCTACATCTATTACAGTTTGGCGTTTTTTTCATCGTTTTTTGCTATAAAAGGCAAACgaaggacaaaaaaaacactgatttaccATTTTAACCAAATGgatatatttcatttgaatgtcTCTCACTCTCTGCACAATATTTCCATTATGTAGAGAAAGAGCTACAAGACATCTCAACTTaacagattctttttttttttctctcacacagcAGGAGGAGTCCATAGAGAAAGTGATAAAAGACACAGAGTCTCTTTTCAAATCCCGTGAAAAGGAATATCAAGACACCATTGACCAAATTGAGGTAAAGAGTTTTTGCTTGTGCCCAAACATCTGcatgttgggtttttttttctttactctaACAGACACATAATAGCTTTTTATCAAGCAAGGCCAACAACACTGAGAGATTTGTTGACAGTATTGTGTGATCTTTTAAAGGATGGAAAAGATATCTTTTCTAAGAGAGACACAGCtgtaaaatgtgactttttgttACTTTAAGTTTGTGTTGTGATTGTATGTAGTTGGAGCTGGCAACTGCTAAGTCGGATATGAACAGGCATTTGCATGAATATATGGAGATGTGCAGCATGAAAAGAGGCCTGGATGTTCAGATGGAGACCTGCAGAAGATTAATCACTCAAAGTGGagacaggtacacacacacacacaggccttcGAAGAGAGACTAATCAAGTCATGTAGTCAGGTCAAAAGTGCTCATAATAAGGACTTAAAAAGGATGTTATGACTTGAACATAGTGCTCAATTAATAGACTGTTCTcccaggaattttttttttttttttcagaacctatcaatatgaattaaacataaaaaagggGGATGTCATTAAGGaactgtttttttcagaaattaaataaataataaaagcatgctTCATTTGAAGGGTTTTGAATAGATGAATATTCTCTTTAAAATTAGTTtgactcgttttttttttttgaatgaagtgCATTAtgatatgcatacacacacacacacacagatgtgcatgcatgtgtatcaTATGTATCACTTATAGAATGctatacaaacaaaaaaccttgtttatctatatgtatgtatattacgTTAGCTGCAGTTGAAAGTGTCACTCAATCAGTGGCAGTCTTGGAtaacaaaagtgaaaaacaatttaaaagtgCATTCTTAATGTCAGTATTAACCCGTTCtccattttgtttctttctgtggAGAGTGAAGTCAGGTTTATTTCTGAATGGAGCACACCCTCTGTCGTCACTCATTACATCTCCCTTCGTTCACAGAAAATCCCCTCTTCCCGTTGCTGTGGAGGAGGGAGAGAATGCAGAGAAGGAGAGGAAAAAAGCAACTGCGGCAAATTCTGACAGCGCTGAACCGTATTATGACTTGCAGTCGAACTCTGCTGTCCCGGACCAAACATGGAAAAAGGCTTAGGAGCATTTATTCCCCCCCAGCACCACAGAAATAACTGCAATTATAAACGTATGGCGGTTATCATTTCATAACAGAGACTGCGATGCTGCAGCAAGAATCCACAGTGTATGGGTTATAGTTACCTTCTGAAAGGCAAGTAACTGTGTGTGGTTTCACTAGTGCCCTCTATTGGAACACACCATTAATAGTCCAAACAGCATGTAGCATTATATTAATTCTGGCCAAAACTATGAGGCCGGATGTGATATCACTCTTTCTTGATtacataaattttatttatttttatgcaggGTCATTCCTGATATGTAGTACCTTTCGAATTTATAATTTAAGGAAGATCAATGAGGACTTTAAGAAATATGTTAATCTTGTTAAAAAGGCACTTCATTATAATATGAAAGAAACTAGCATTTGTTAGATGATtggaaaacaaaactttttgtttgcaACATTTTgaatagagaaagaaaaaaaattaaggaaatGCCTGAAACGTTTCTAAATCGTATCGTcaaacttttattaaagttatatatgaaaaatatagacattttactcaaataaaataatttaacatttgaattCATAGGTATGTTCTATATATAGTATAGCAAACACAAAGCACTTTTTacaagttgatttttttttttttcttcttaatatttttgcccCAATTAACCACAGAGTTTTTTAAACTTGGATACTTGAATAATAAGAGCtattaagttattaattttTGAACAAGCACTCAGCAGTTTATGCATCAGCTCCCAGTGATGCCAATGATATGATAAGTGATATTTAAATAGGTCTGCAGTCAACGTTTTGCAGCTCTAAGTGTAGATAATTTTGGGACCAGTATTTAGTGCTCAACACAAGTGCACACTAAAGTGAAACGTGTGGGCGtctgctttcattttcttatttattctgtctttttttttttgtgctgcgGGTGAAGGCCAGATGACTAATCACTGGCCCTGTTATTTGTGTTTCTTGGTTAAAGATAAATCTTTAATGTTGTGTCATTATGCACTGTATCCTGCCTTTGATCGCTTAGCCTCAGTCAAGGTCTTTAGCCATTTAGTTGCATTAACATTAGTCAAATACAGATACTCAACTGAGTTTCAATAGATTCGCTCTTTAAGGGCCAGGTTACAAAAACAGTTTACAAAGGTCTGTGcatctgattaaaaacaaaaaaaaaaacaacacaaaaatggcaaatgacgtcaatgtaaataaaaagccaAAACAGTTAGGCCAGAAAAGTCAATATGAGAGTCATTATGCACTTATGCATAAGTGATGACTGAACATGTTAAGTGCTGCTTAGGGCGATGTATTCCACATTATTCCTCAACTTCTCCTAagctatttatctattttaatttgttaaattatttatttgaatataaaaggGATCTCGATATTTATTTCACACTTTTAGCCAAAGGACTTCAAAACCTCGGCTggtttcaatttaaattaaaggaCTAAACAACtgaatttacttaaaaatgtaatctcaGCAAAtcacttattattattcataaatcttttctctgtcttttgtcttgtgttttgtttttgtatttatcaaGTTATCAGCGCTTGATAATTACTGGCTCAACTAGCATATTTCGTATTATCAAGGTGCCCGGGAGATTTTTTTTGGaggtttactgtatttatacttGAAGGCACTTGCTGAGGCGTTTAAATCGGCTTCGCAGACTTCATAATAAAGCTAATAGTGTGCGTCTGCTTAACTCTCATTAGCAGCAACATGCAATAGGTGTAGATATTTTCTTGTGGATGTAAACCATGGAAACAATAAAGCTTCTTCTGTGATTATTCAGTCATAGCCTACAGTAAATTACCATGCCAACTCATGCAGCTGTGTAGCTATGGTTAACATGAATGTAAGCAGGTCTGTTTGAACTGCAGTGTACAGAACAAAGCGATACCCATGCCATTTATTACAATCTAAGGTCACGGGCTCAGGTCCTAAGTCTTAGTTTGTAATATGATGTTAAATGGTGTGGGTAATATAAAAAGgaactgtaattttaatgaatgtttaaaatgaatgtttatcaGCGAGTTAGAAGTGGAATGTGAATTAGTGGGGTTTTAttcctcaaaacgcaggaacaaaCTTGTCGATCAGAATTTTGTGCCAGAACTCTCTGATGCAATTTTTAGAAAAGGGCTTCTAAACTCTGACGTTGGTTTAGGAATGTTTTGTGCAATAGACCGCTATTTATTACAAATGCGAGATTGTTCTGATTCTAGATATCTAGATCAGTGAAACTTGAAAAGATGGTCTCAAaccagacaataaaaaaaaaacctgtgtaCGGATATTAGGATGGAcaagctgaaaataaattattttagtgaaAACGCTGCTCGTTCtctgattttatttgcatgaaGTATGTTTTAATATGATAATTATAAACCATTGTGTTAGAGGGAGAATGTTTTTCAGATTTGTAGTTTACATAAATTGCGTTTCATGTTTCAAGCCTATAAtaattttgcatgcattattCTTAAAGGACAAATATTCAATGTGTTGATTTTGGATAAAAGgcataatactgtaaaaaatttgctcaaaaaaacatattaacattattaacagtaaatattaagcagttgTGGAATATTGTGGTTAGTATTAACGGTGAGATTGcctgttattttaatgttaaatgtgatAAGTTAACttcttaaaaatagttttgaatgctttcttCGGTCTATTAGGTTACAGAATCttaaatgcagaaattaaaCATTCACCTAAACtctcatataaaaaaaaaatgtttaatttgacgACAGAATGTTTCATCCACTAAAAAACAGCACTTCCTTGATTGTTCCAGAACCTGTTTCCAACTCATTAAATTTGTTGATTGACTGAGTCACAGTTTGCCATTAGCGGTCAGCTCTTCGGCCGTGGTTCGGGCACAGCGCCGAATATTTCTCTCATTGATTGCTGCTGTGAGCTCAGCAGTCATTACAGTGATGCTGTTACCACAGCGACCGAATTGTCTGTAGCACTTTGCTGAGCTTTTGTTATCGGCTGCGCTGCTTCCGTTTGCTGCTTATGCAGCCAAAAAAACGACACCAATGCTAACCTATATTTCGGCCTAAAGAGCTTTTGCCATTCGGTTTGGACAGTTCGGACGTGTTGCATTTAAGATAGGGATTTCAGGTCACAGCTCAGAAGGATTTGCATCCCACTTGCATTAAACGCATCCATCAACCGATCCGTCATATGGCACGTTCCACTGAAAGTTGTTTGACCGGTGTGGAGGTTATGCTGTGTGCGAGCAGAAAGCTCCGATGCATCACTTCTGAGACGATGGTGACCTGTTCTAAAGCATACACCCGTTTTTTGTGCCTCTCCTCCTTTCCTACAGTTAAAATCCCAGGCCTGTGAGGGGGGTTGGAAGTGTAGATACATTATGCTCAACCACCGCAGTGCTGTCCCGTTAACGTTACCGCGAGGGGCGgagggggtgtgtgtgtgtgtgtgtgtgtgtgtgagagagagtgagtgagagagagagagagagtcaccGAAAGTGTTcgtgatctctctctctctctctctctctctctctctctctctctctccatctctcaccCCCTCCCCTTCTCTCTCACTCAGGCATACATACACTTTCATGCAGAGACGGGAGGACTATTATTTTTTTCGTCCAGGTCGTTTTAATCCGTTCTAGAGAAGCGTTTATCATGCTAGTGTCTCTTAGTTTACTGTTATTTCCAGCAGCCTAACAAAAGTTGAAgcgtgtcatttttattaaggcGTCACTTGACTgcgtattttttttccccccaataCGTGCTCTCGGGAGGATATATAGTCGCGTTCGCTTTTAAAAACTGAAGGAAGCTCTTCGTACGGAAGACTGGATTTGTGTTTCGAGGCTTTAGTCGCCTGAGGCTCTTTCGGTAATGCAGCACTTTTTGTGATGACGCGGTCTAGACATCGCTTCAGCTTCCATCATCAGGGGGATATTATATACCGCAATGATGTATTGTTTATTGCGAGAAATACTTAGGGGATTTTCTTCcttgtgtatgtttttatcGTCATTATAAGAAGTTTGGCTTTTGACTActaatcctctctctctctctctctctctctctctctctctctctctctctctctctctctctctcatctatCCCTCTCTCTGCATCCTTGGTGACGACGTTCTGGTTTTTAAGCACCTGCCAGCAAAATGTGAGTACAAAATTTCctctatttcaaacaaatagcTAGTGCGTTTATAAACACAGGCGCTTGTTCATTCAGTGTATAttgagttttttgtttttaaaccactTTTAATGCCTGGGATGTATCGATATGCCAGTTGGGTTATCAAAACGCAATGTACTGTGCTCTCTGTATTATATTTAGCAAATGTCTAAGGTTGTTTGCaaaggagtttttttttgtaacagcgCCGCAAAATCTCTCAGGTTTTAACAGCTGATACATCAAAAATAAGACTTTAGTGCCCTGCTCCATCTGTCGGAGCTGAGAGGAAACTGCATCGAGAATCGTATCAGATCGTGGTCCTACATACACAAAACTTACCTGCGCTTAATTCGACGCCCTTCAGTCATTTTCGCCACGCATGCAGTTAATGTTCGTCTCGCGCAAACCGGATTGACTTTTGGTCCCCGTATGACTTCACAGCATTAATTATCTGAAATGCCATtttgacaaaacacacacagttttttatTGTTGAGTATTGTCTATTGCTTATCGCAACAAAGTTATCAAacagttgctatggttacctctCGAGGCGAACGCGATTTCAGTTAGCATAACAATGACGTGTATTTAACGTCAGACTAACTTTACTAGCATGTTTGAAAAAACTCAAGTAGGCTAAATCTATAAGACcctttcgtttttttatttcattatagaACACCTCACACTTTTTAATTTGCACActgtaaaagtaatttaatgtgATGTAAGTTAAGCGTATataatttggaaaaataaaaaaatgaagcttTTATGGCAAATTGTATATACAGCGTCTTATCGAAATTAGCTTTAATTGCATCATGGCCCGAATTCTAATGTATTTCTTTATGAATTATTGTGCTTTGATCCTTGGAACcgaatgtaaaattattatcatgtaatatttgtttagagGGACAGAACATTTCCGCGCGTCTGGTTAAGCCTATGCAGAGTCAGTGGTGCAGAGGAAACCTTAAAGGACGGGAAAATGTGCCTTTCCAACCACTGTCTCTTATTCcctcaggtctgccccagatgCCAATGCAAGCCCTGGAGCCCCAGGAGCCCCAGAGGGTGAGGGAGGCCCACCCGCCCCACCTCCCAACCTCACCAGCAACCGTCGTCTCCAACAGACACAGGCCCAAGTGGATGAGGTAAAACCTTACCAGTATGAACTCAAATACAATACTGGAAGACGAGCTGGACTAGGTGAATCTTGActtaaaaaaagttctttatggATTGAATTTATACAAGACGCATATTGGACATTTCAGTACAGGCCCATGGTTCACATTTCTTTTTGGCTTTTAATGTATTGGATGTgaaatatattagtaaaaaggttctttatagcaGTGAAGAAATCAGGCAGACTAAAATTTATCCAAGCTACATAAAGCTAGAAACTTTCTTGGAAGCATAAAATTTTAATGCCATCGAATCTTAAGGTACTAGTCAGTATCTCCTACGATATTCATCCTAATATAGCTTTCAATGTTAAGTGTCTACGAAGACGTTCCGTAATTTCACAATTGTCTTGAATCTCACCGATTCAATGCGGGGATGCCACGTCGCTGATTAGACGCTAAGCTGCGgtgtctttctgtgtgttcAGGTGGTTGATATCATGCGCGTGAACGTGGACAAGGTTCTGGAAAGAGATCAGAAGCTGTCAGAACTGGACGACCGGGCAGACGCGCTGCAGGCCGGAGCATCGCAGTTTGAGAGCAGCGCTGCTAAACTGAAAAACAAGTACTGGTGGAAGAACGTTAAGGTGCGATTTGACCGCAGAAGTCCTAGTATATTTCAATTCTGCGAATTACATAGACACATATTTACGTTCACTGCTAAAATGAAATTGctgaatacaaatacacatcTCACCtaatttaagaaatgtatttgcatgtgaACTGTGACCTTACATAAGAATAGTTTATGAagcatttaaacagaaatttgTTGAGATTCAAGATTACATTATAGTATAAATagttgttacatttataaatgaatgcaacTAATCcatttttcacagaaatatatatgaAGTATCATAACTGATTACAAAGCATCATCGAATCGAACATGACAGAAGGTTCTCTAATAGAACTTAAACAGTAACGATGGCTCATGGGCCAAAGCTGACTCAACACTAAAGCAGGAGCAATTCTCATTTGGATATAACCTGAATGCAGTCCGGCCCATAAGTCACAGCGCTGGCGAGCGTTTGAGATATATTAGGCAAGTTGCAGCTGTGACGCAAGCTTAGGTACTGCAGCAGCAGAGTGAGTCCAGCTACTCCTGAGACGTGCGGACGATCACAACCATCAGTTACCGTCTCGTTTCAGCTTTTGCTTTCGAACTGCTTGCTCATCTGTTAACAGAAGGAACATTTTAAAGCCCgacatgcatataaatacatataagttcatttgaatacttttaaataataaatgaggaattgatatgtaattaaaaaaaatttttcttaAGAAAATGTCTTgcgttgataaaaaaaaaagaggcgcTTGGGATGTGTTTGTGAAGGTCTTGTACTGCATTGGTCCGTCTGGCCTCactttacatattacatttttatctctCCGTCTGAATCTGTCAATCCATCCCCTCGGTGTAGATTTATAAGCTCCCCCTCATTCTCCTCCCCTCCAGACAGCATAAATTTATTGCTCCCTCACCAACCCCCCACCGCCCGCCCCAGATGGCCGAACAGCTGCCCGTCCAATCGCATCTCTGAGCGGGAGTGGGGGGAGAGGGCTTCTAGTCCCAATCTGGATTACAGCATTTCTGGATTAAAACCCAGATGTGATTTGTGATGTAACCCGCTCTAATCGTTcctttttcactctctctctttttctcctcctgCCTTATACCCTTTTCCACGTCTCTTTCTTATTCAGCGTAGGTTCCATTTATTGAAACGTCCCACTTTTAATCTCTCTCATTCTGTCCTGGCTTTCCAAACTAGATCGTTTTATTATTCTCTTTCTTTACTTGTACTGCTGGCTAACTCCactctgtatttttttagcGGAGCGCATACTTGTTATTGGCGCTTAAAGCAGCCATATTCACGTGGCTCGATTTTTTTGATAAGTGAATCATATGTGCTTCCATGTGCTTAAAATGAGATCAAAGAATTAGCAGCGGTTGTAGTTGTTCGTGCAATCTTATTCCTCAAACAGAATTGATTCACTAGCTTTATATTTatggatttgttttctttttctctcacagATGATGATCATGATGGGAATTATTGGGGTCATCTTGATGGGCATCGTTTTCAGTGAGTACAAACTAATTTCATTTTACAAACTCTATTTGGTGTTGGTTGATTTACTTGTAAATCAGAtattaaaatctgaatatttttagtatttagttttaCTCTACCATAGGATGTTTTGCCACCTTGACACAGTGAAGTTTAGGAAGTTTAACGTAATGATATAGATACATTGAATATAAGACCCAATTAAATGCACATGCACTAATTAATTTCAatgatttatttctcttttcttgtcttttatgACAGTGTACTTCTATTACTGAGCCTCTCGTGGGATGCACAAGGACAGGAGACTCTGGCTTTGTGTGAACTCCACCCCTCCTTCTCTCCCCACCAATGCCTTTCATTGAatccacagtgtgtgtgtgcgtgtgtgcagtCATTGACGCAGTGCCTCTCCCTCCCTTTGTCTGTCACTGCATTTCTTTGTACCTCTCTTGAGTGCTTTGCAACAGTGCCCGAGCTTACTCAAAAACTCCTTCGGTTAGGAATATCTACTTATGGTATTAGATTGGAGAACGTGTTGGCCCTTTTCAggccaaaaaataataattcaaaaaaaaaaaaaaaaaagggtgatGCAATAATGTAGATTTGTAGCGCTGGTCCAAATGAACCCATGAAAAACTAAAGAGGGAAAATGAAACGCAAAGTTCCATTAAGTTTAGGATCAAGTCATGCATTTATGCATAGAAGCCAAAGTGTACTAGTTTACCCAGAAACAACAGCCGTGGTCCTATCATTAAAGTATTAACAAAGTGCAACTGCAATGAGAAATTAcaggaatattttttataattgtttcgAACCCTCCATATATAGACTCCTAGAAGCAGCATTTTTTCACTTCTTAATATGGACCTTTAAAGACCTGAATGATTTTAGAGCGGTGAAGACTACTATGCGAATTAAATGTCTATTGATTTAGGATGTTAATTCCTTCTGTgtcataatgtaaaaaatggaCTCCGCAATTGTTGTCtttcaagttttaaaatgtctaaaacgcATAAGAGGAAGATGTTTTGAGTCGTCTTAAGGGGAATATCTGATCACGAATCGTTACTTTTGCTGTTTGATGTTATGTCTTTGACACTAATGTCAGTCAAAAGATCGACTGAgtctggataaaaaaaaaacattaatggtAA is a window encoding:
- the iffo1a gene encoding non-homologous end joining factor IFFO1, with product MPDFEHFRFSYSRMNPVLGENSYPFQQSQVTGFADSASSGHWTDPAGLFLSEQTSGIGQDGLDLGALPPPGAPYLHLGNYLHRVSPPPAAAALRNDLGSNISVLKTLNLRFRCFLAKVHELERRNKVLEKQLQQALDDSAECVENKKPLTRDVGVQTGFVGLIPVRTDLIPLQNANDTAYLPGALLSPTLNNSILPHGSNNGTTIENLHPNNLTDSNSNLTPTFPISPIDPAPKTFSNINGKYVNAGVGCGSNPPPRFHPASVWSYNQRFSTGREARVSSWVPPDGVGVQIDTITPEIRALYNVLAKVKRERDEYKRRWEEEYTMRVDLQEKVAELEEDLQESEVCQDELALRVKQLKAELVLFKGLMSNNHSDLDSKIQEKAMKVDMDICRRIDITARLCDVAQQRNCEDMIQIFQQVATPPSTLTRRPRKPASQTMRGNESDEPASISESEESGNKEVELCSSSANQINEEMQRMLNQLRECEFEDDCDSLAWEETEETLLLWEDFPGYTFGVENQGEQEESIEKVIKDTESLFKSREKEYQDTIDQIELELATAKSDMNRHLHEYMEMCSMKRGLDVQMETCRRLITQSGDRKSPLPVAVEEGENAEKERKKATAANSDSAEPYYDLQSNSAVPDQTWKKA
- the vamp1a gene encoding vesicle associated membrane protein 1a — translated: MSAPDANASPGAPGAPEGEGGPPAPPPNLTSNRRLQQTQAQVDEVVDIMRVNVDKVLERDQKLSELDDRADALQAGASQFESSAAKLKNKYWWKNVKMMIMMGIIGVILMGIVFMYFYY